One window from the genome of Nicotiana sylvestris chromosome 9, ASM39365v2, whole genome shotgun sequence encodes:
- the LOC138878665 gene encoding secreted RxLR effector protein 161-like, producing the protein MIHQQNYAKELIKKFKMEESKETDTPIATTTKLDIVEPGSSVDQKLYRGMIGLLLYLTASRLDIVFIVGLYARFQANPKESHLTTVKRIMRYLKGTTDLCLWYPKGSNFNLVGYVDADYVDFLVDRKITSGMTHFLGSCLVSWATKKQNSVTLSTVEAEYVAVASCCAQVLWIKQHLMDFGIEVG; encoded by the coding sequence atgatccatcagcagaattatgcaaaagagttgattaagaagtttaaaatggaagaatcaaaggAAACAGACACTCCTATTGCAACAACCACAAAATTGGACAtagttgaacctggttcatctgttgatcagaagttgtataggggtatgattggtttacttttgtatcttactgctagcagactTGACATTGTTTTCATTGTAGGGCTTTATGCTCGATTTCAAGCAAATCCAAAGGAATCCCACTTGACTACTGTCAAGAGAATAatgagatacttgaaaggcactactgacctttgtctttggtatccaaaaggtagtaactttaacctagtgggatatgttgatgctgactatgtagatttccttgtggataggaagatAACCTCAGGTATGACACatttccttggttcatgtcttgtgtcatgggctactaaaaagcaaaattcagtgacCTTATCTACtgttgaagctgagtatgttgctgttgcttcctgttgtgctcaagtgctgtggatcaaacaacatttgatggattttggtattgaagttgGTTGA